The window TtgcttgtctatagactagtcttagaCCTGGACTAGTCTTAGACCTAGACTAGtcttagactagtctagaccagtctattgattaaatacttttaatattgacttgtataaagactaatctatagttttaagtacttttaacaagaattagtctttggactagtataaaaactctaaatactagtttattgtcttgttATAGACTAATCGTCCATCTATTTTGTGGAATAGTTTATTGTCTTGTCAttagactagtatattgactaataTACTGCAAATATTGATTAGTTTACAGaataaaaaagttgatttaaaatgttttagatctacattgatataattttttttaaaaatatagatttggTACAATCTGACACAAAAAAGTACACTTTTAAATTCGGTTttgtacaatttgaaaattccaTTTGCCATCCCTGATTGACACTTGATttttgacaacaacaacaaatgtttcttttttctcaCCACCTTTTACGTCTCTTTAGTTGATATTCTTATTTTCATGGAGattcattgaatttttattttagaaataaagaCGTGAAGAAAAAGTTCTAACgaaaaactaaactattaatAAAACGGAAACTGTTAATTAAAAAACGCATATTAGTAGCTGAAATaaagtgtaataaaataattaacacaaCTCTAAAGATTTTGCCTATAGAGGAGTTGCAGTGAACCTcgcaagaacaaaaaaaaattatatatagaaaatgacaATGAAAAAGCAATTACGTCTGCTAGCTAAACCCTATTATTGGGTTAATATCTTAATGGCCCTGTCCTATTTAATAGCCAAAAAGACAATACCCATTTGCTCAAGGATATTCAAGCATCGCGGCGAGGATGAAATGTGTGATCTGGATAGTCGAGAAACTGAAATTTTATTCTTTCTACTAATTGTGATAATGATAAGGAGTCGCAAAACCGGCAGTGTTACTATGATCAACTATTTATCCTCCTCATTTTTGTACACCAAAGTAGCAAATGCCATTCTGTGGGCTTATAGCGATTTCCGTTACGGTTTGGGCTTTTTACTGTTGTGTGTGCTGGTGGGTATGCTATTGCCTGAGCCCACCTACAAGGGACCTGAACATATAACTTACTTCCGTACAGCACAATCTTTTGAAGATGAGTTAGCACGTGATAAACGTATCAATTGGTTGATTTGCTTTTATACAGTGTGGAATCCCAGTTGTGTAAATTTTGCTCCCATATTTGCCGAACTATCAGCAGAATACAATTTGGATAATTTGAAATTTGGTAAAATTGATATTGGACGTTTTCCTGAAATGGCTCAAAAATATCGCATTTCCGATAGTAGTTTCTCACGTCAGTTGCCCACTGTTATATTGTTCCAGAATGGCAAAGAGTCAGAACGTCGTCCCATGGCTGATGCTAAGGGCAAAttacagaaatttttcttttcgtcGGACAATGTTAGAGCCGCTTTTGGTTTGAATAACTTGTACAAACAATGTGTAGAAAATCCTATACCTGTTAAGGCCGCTGTAAAACAAAATGCTGCTGCTATTAAAAAGTCTCAATAAAACCATTTCTTATGAGGAAAATACATCATATAACATGAATTAATATCGTCATATTGTCgtgcttttttattattttttataaatacttgaACAAATGATAACAAGGGTTCTTAACTGATTTTTGGAAACAAGAACGAAGAAGAGATACCGCCTATAACGCAATACATATTAGTTAGTGTAATAGATATCACTTATTTACTTCTAAAGGGTCATAActcaaaattactaaaaatatatgaaaaatatttattttttttttaatttttcttttttggacaacacttttgaagtaaataggtgaaatttgaattaattaaataaaatatgtcttCATTAATTATAGTTATTATTATGATgtaaagtttttcctttttatatgtataagttaatcaCCATTAACAAAAGTTATAGAAAgtttaaaatccttttaaattatattaaatatttcgaaattttggAAATGGTGCactttaaagaattattttgttacagctatttataatttatttataaaacaacaatgcTTTGTTTTAATCACGTTTtagtaatttatatttgttttagttttatgattagtttgttatttttttttttttttgcatttattgtaaaactttaagtattttcttgattattataaacattttgtttatttaagcaTAAAATTCATACTTATAATTttgccatatttgttttttagtttagtcGCTAAAGCACGTTAAATTTAACaagcattttatttaaacatttttaagttttaaacttttagcTTTTGTTTCTTGtcaattttagtgaaaaatataaaataaaaaacttttaataaaaaaataaaaaagttttttttctttaattttgaaagATTGAAGTTAAAAgcggaaatttaaaaaaatattaattcgtAAAAAATGGAACATTTAGAGTTTTTGAAATTCCATtgttcaaaatatattattatgaaTACATACGAtcagaaattatttttgaatttcaacattataaacttaattttaaatatgtatatcttaaaaagctcatattttgaaataattttaaaaatactttaaaatattaaaattaatatataaaaataaattcaatgatGATTTTTTCAGTTACCAAAAATATACCGAAACACagaagatttttgttttataatagtataatttaaaacgatatgttgaataaataaataaatattgatttaaataatatggccggtaattttaatgtatattttcaataaaaaaaaataaaaatttatgtgtaaAAAAGCCACAAAaagatttcctttattttttttacaatgttAACTAACATTTTCGATAACACAGTTTAAATGATAAAACAGTTCTTTATACTAAGTATTACAACACCACCTAGTGTTAAGTAGCTTAAAATATCCCTGCATCATCAACTACAGCCAACTTCATACATAAATGTCAaagaaaatttcccttttttaataaaatttccctttttattcGCTGTTTCAACTTCCTTTTCGTGCTTGCGCTCTTTCCTTTTACATCAATATGGCTGATCAGGTAAGACGCGAAGAAAATTCTacgtttttttcaattaaacctACAAAAATGACCTGAAAATgtgaaaattctattaaaaagtgataattaaaataaaaacctatCGATGGCTATACGATTCATGTggaaatttttaaggaaaatgtaaaaaatcgcGAAAATAAAGTGACAGATTGTAGTGTTTTCAGGGGCGAGTAACAACACCACGCggagcaaataaaaaaaagaaaattcaactaaactataaaaaaaatgtgtaaaaatatgaataaataaattttgaaaaataatttttttaataaataaaagtacttaaagtttttaattgtcTTTTACAATCTATTAatggtttagttttttttttttgtttagtaaaaagaaaaaatataacccTACTTTTAGAGTTAAAGTGTGTcttgttaatttctttttgttggaatttttatttaaagcaaacTGAACGTGCTTTCCGTAAACAATTTACTGTGCCTGTGATACGTCGCAAGcctaataattttaagaaaaagccACGTTTTCATCGCAGCATTGGTCTGGGTTTTCGTACTCCGGCCGAGGTGAGTTTCAGGAACAAAAACTAACtaatttgtgttttgtttttttttatatatttctatgcACGCCTGTACAAACCCTTTTatcctacaaaaaaaaaaaacaaacatttcccCAACAACATTGAACGTTTACATCCAATTCATATGCATTTGATCAAATGGAAtgattaacaaataaaaaaaacccaaacaaTTCCTGAATGctgaataacaaaacaaacatccACAACCCTTTCCCAAATGCATTTGTTGTATTATgcctttgtgtgtgtgtgtatgaatgACTACTACAGCAAAACGAGAGAGCCTTCCAAAAACAATTCGGCATTAACCTAAACAGAAAGGTTAAGCCCGGTGTCACCAAGAAGAAGGTACTCCGCCGTTACCGTGATATCGGTTTGGGTTTCAAGACTCCCCGTGATGTAAgttgttttcttgtttattatCTCTCTTTTCCCCACTTCTTTTACTAATAATTATTGATAATTAagtataattttgaaaacaagtaaatgataaaagaatttttcttcTTCATTAGGCTATTGATGGCAACTACATTGACAAGAAATGCCCCTTCACCGGCAATGTAAGAATTCGTGGTCGCATCTTAACCGGTGCCGTACGTAAAACTAAAATGCAACGTACCATTGTACTCCGTCGTGATTACTTGCACTTTGTACGTAAATACAGCCGTTTCGAAAAACGTCACAGAAACATGAGCGCTCACTGCTCTCCCTGCTTCAGGTTAGTTGCTGttcttattttctaattttctttataggttttcaaacaaattatgagttattaaattgaaattgtgaATTCAAATATGCAGAATTTGATTTTCTGATTGattttgaatcaaaatttgTAGATCTACTTTGCATTTACTTGATTCGAAAACGAAAATATTTGgtgaattgtttttttaaatacattttttcaacTCGCAATCGGTATTGTACGGTTGTatctgtttcaaaaaattttatttgaataatttttatgacatacaatgctacaacgatacaacatcgattgtgaagtGGACAGTTGTTTTATTCTTTTCGAAACGATGTACATAACAACTAATCCCCAATGGCTTCGAAAACGGAATATGTAATTcattttcagttatggatttaagttcacttaactttgttagtattgccaacttttcactaaaaaacataaacaatgaacagctgttttttggaaataatacctttgtataatgaaaaattttggcaaaaatgtttaataaacatttaaaacagtaataaagaaaacaaaacaaatcagaaaattgcaatttacttaaaatattaagattttgttcttccgaaatcattgttttattgtttttgttaattttgtttttttcacttataacttaattttaattggccaataactgtttactgaaaaacataaaacatatattaaactaggtttaaacaatgaatgagattatctttatctgaaaaaccccactaagggcgagtttttctgataaagataatccttattctttggttaaacctggtttaatatatgtttcgtgtttttcatttatcatttataacaaaaacttaatattttaagtaaatttcaattttctgatttgttttattttatttattattgttttaaatgtttattaacattttttcaaaattttccattttacaaatgtattgtttgcaaaaaacagctgttcactgtttatgtttttgagtgaaaagttggcaatactaaacAAAgctaactgagcttaaatctaaaacagaaaaacacaatcatcggttaaagttcgcctaaatttgttccgagtttaatctaacagcaagttaatcctagtttaactgaggagtaagaaacccgccctaagtctTTTAATTgcttaacaatttcaatttaattatcataaatagaacataaacatttcatttatatgATGATAAAATCATGACGGTCTTCATAAACAAAATTGCTGAAAAAACttgatatttttacttaaaagtaaaagaactgaaaatgaaaaatgaaacatGCATtctaaattctcttttaaaaacaacttttatttaaaacattttaactaaACTTCTTTTTCTTTCTCAAATTACAGAGATGTTGAAATCGGCGATATTGTTACCATTGGTGAATGTCGTCCCTTGTCCAAGACTGTTCGTTTCAACGTATTGAAGGTCTCCAAGGGTCATGGTTCCAAGAAGAGTTTCAAGAAATTCTAAATTATTGCTAATAACAACACCATATATAGAACCAAGATGCTTTTCTATTTAGTTTGATGTTCAAACTATGCTTCTTTGATTTttacagaaataataaaaaaactctttaaaaaatcaaatattttccagtttttgtttattttttaaattttttatttagattttcagGTGTTTATTGGGGGCTTGATGGTTCACACTCTCCCTAGGGTTTAAAAGGTAATTatggcatttttttaattttatattatttgctttATAAACTGATGATAAAATCATGACGGTCTTCATAAACAAAATTGCTGAAAAGACTtgatattttaacttaaatctactgataaacatttttaatcaatacaatatttttggtGTAAAGTAAAAAGGTTTTTGAACGAAGTTTCTCTATAATTCCAAACGTTTTTATTTCAAGTcttatttgatatttatttaattttaaaaattttaaaaaaccatCTGTTTTTAGCTTagagttaacaatggtttactacacaTAAACGTTTTAATAACTATTGTTAACTTAGTGCCGGTCCAcattaggaaacttttgattttgcgtgagaaagagaaagaatatcatacATCTTTCTCTTGCGGTaaggagtttctcgtactcggaaactttttttgttattcttctcattcaaacaacaacatatcaatgcaattaacaggtagtttctaaaacaaaagtttctatatgtaaacattaaggaaacttcaaaagagaattaagaaaaaagtttgtctacaaaagtttcctagtgtggaccaggtcctagtaatcgtttttgcataaggcggaaATTGTATTTAAGATTCCCTagacttttttacaaaacaccAAAACTAttgaaatgataaaaaatattttgcttttaaaaattatagatttttatcgaaaactaataaaagtttttttcttttcatttccagcttttttgaaaaaaagaaatcaacagtttttcaacattttcttattgaaaaggtaattataattaatatacacattaaaaaacaatacatttttaatCTGATGATAAAATCATGACGGTCTTCATAAACACAATTGCTGAAAAGACTtgatattttaacttaaatctactgataaaattaaatataaattaatttcttaaaaactctttttttaattactaatgaagttttgaaattttctttattttcaggaattttgtttttgttgtaacagTTTGACTGTGACCGATAGTTTTTTCttggggaaaaaacttttggCTAGTACAGCTGTAACTGAGTTgtcaatctttggccgagtatgactcgatTCGTTACGGAGCGATGATTCTATTGTCTTGGGAACACAGGCATTTTGTTATGGTTTGGGCTAAActttcaattttcatttaaagctGTGAGGAAACAGTATTTGCGGaggtttattttgtaaaaacattttcagaataaacttctttctttttttttaatttaaatttacgaAAATGTTTTCAACGTCTATTTTACAAACTAACGAGCATTAATTTTGTcttgttttatttgaattaatttcgtattaaataaaaaaaattaaaaaattaattaaaactaattaaaatgtgtttattttctttttttcatttctaaatCTTTTAAGAGTTtgcactaaaaatatattacggACCGATTATTTAAAGGATTTATGGACGAATGTCATTActaatattaagaaataaaatttaaatttaaaatttacaaagtaAACAGATGATTTTATAAAGCAATCTGTGATCTCATAGATAATCAAATGGACTCTTCTTCaataaactaatctattgacGGGATTGTTGATAGACTATTGATAtgcaactacatacatatatactacacTAAAGTCCACACTAAACTATgttctagactagactgtactatagtctatcaCTTGGGGATCACCTTTGACAGCCTGTTTACTTCCTCAGCTCATGCCACTGAAAATACGAACAGATttcgaaagtcgaaaagtcgactatttataaaatacttatagtcgaaaagtctaaaaatttaaatgaaaaaagttgaaaaatcgacttttcataaaatgctaaagtcgaaaagtcgactttagctaaatgaaaaaagtcgaaaagtcgacttttcgtttcaactgtagAACCCTAGAACCTaaatacagaaaataaaattgttttgtttaagctgttacaacaataTAGTCTCCCACagataagattttttaattgaagGTGCCTCAGAACAGGTacatatgaaatttttgaatttggggAGAATGTAAACaactcaacaaaaaaaattcctcttataaatgaaacaaaaagagtcaaaaaaacttaaataaagttAGCGAGTTATacctttatttaaataaaatttgtgcatttttaaaataaacaccgAAATAATGACAGGACTACTAAATACCAGCACCTGCAACATGTTTATATGTGCCTAAAACAGTTATACATAAATTCCACAATTAAATCGAATACAACACTgtttaaatcctttaaaatcttggtttaaaattttgagGATATTGATTGAAACGTGGACGTAAAGCAACATTGGCCTTATCGTACTCTTTGCCAGATTGTCCCAAAATAACACCCTCAGCTAATTTAACATCTTTGCCTGGTGGGGTATTGGCCTCAGCCACATCGATGATGCGCGGATTTTTACGATATTTATACCACCAGTACTCAAATACCAAAGTAATACAGGCCATACCAATGCCAACGAAGATAACTATGAATACACCAccaatattttcaatagaaataccATCTGATTGGTCTTCAGGTTTATCGCATTTCGCTTGAGCCTCATCATTCTTCCACCATTTCTCTTTGAGTTTTTCCAATTGGCGTTTGTTGAGTAaagttaaaatactaaaaaaaagagtttttttaaacaaatattcctagtttaaaggacattttcatataaaacttacgCATTATTAAACTGATCCTTGAGATGTGAACCCTGTTGTACTGCTATGGCATAGGGTTTTCGTGAAAACTCCTCTCCCACTACTTGCAGATCACAATTTGTCATTACCAAATAACGTATATCAGTAGCATCACCCAGAAAAGCAAATCCAGTAGCGGTGGTAGAGTTACGTACTCTAGCGACTGCCTCATCTAGTGTGGACGGTAATTGGGCCTCTTGCATTGCTTGCCACATTTTGGTGTATTTATCACTTACAGGATAATCCCATACTGCCAATTTTGATCTTTCCAAAGGAGTCAAAGAATCATTTAGAGATAAATCtttccaaatttcataaaaca of the Lucilia cuprina isolate Lc7/37 chromosome 2, ASM2204524v1, whole genome shotgun sequence genome contains:
- the LOC111680648 gene encoding 40S ribosomal protein S11 isoform X2; protein product: MADQQTERAFRKQFTVPVIRRKPNNFKKKPRFHRSIGLGFRTPAEAIDGNYIDKKCPFTGNVRIRGRILTGAVRKTKMQRTIVLRRDYLHFVRKYSRFEKRHRNMSAHCSPCFRDVEIGDIVTIGECRPLSKTVRFNVLKVSKGHGSKKSFKKF
- the LOC111680648 gene encoding 40S ribosomal protein S11 isoform X1; this translates as MADQQNERAFQKQFGINLNRKVKPGVTKKKVLRRYRDIGLGFKTPRDAIDGNYIDKKCPFTGNVRIRGRILTGAVRKTKMQRTIVLRRDYLHFVRKYSRFEKRHRNMSAHCSPCFRDVEIGDIVTIGECRPLSKTVRFNVLKVSKGHGSKKSFKKF
- the LOC111680642 gene encoding thioredoxin-related transmembrane protein 2 homolog; protein product: MTMKKQLRLLAKPYYWVNILMALSYLIAKKTIPICSRIFKHRGEDEMCDLDSRETEILFFLLIVIMIRSRKTGSVTMINYLSSSFLYTKVANAILWAYSDFRYGLGFLLLCVLVGMLLPEPTYKGPEHITYFRTAQSFEDELARDKRINWLICFYTVWNPSCVNFAPIFAELSAEYNLDNLKFGKIDIGRFPEMAQKYRISDSSFSRQLPTVILFQNGKESERRPMADAKGKLQKFFFSSDNVRAAFGLNNLYKQCVENPIPVKAAVKQNAAAIKKSQ
- the LOC111680648 gene encoding 40S ribosomal protein S11 isoform X3, with product MADQQTERAFRKQFTVPVIRRKPNNFKKKPRFHRSIGLGFRTPAEQNERAFQKQFGINLNRKVKPGVTKKKVLRRYRDIGLGFKTPRDAIDGNYIDKKCPFTGNVRIRGRILTGAVRKTKMQRTIVLRRDYLHFVRKYSRFEKRHRNMSAHCSPCFRDVEIGDIVTIGECRPLSKTVRFNVLKVSKGHGSKKSFKKF